From the Phycisphaeraceae bacterium genome, the window GCCAGCAGCCAGGCGAGTCGCCCAGACATCGCCGACGTGCCATTCTCACTGCGCGGAGCGACAAACAGCGAGGCCAGCAGGAGCACCACAAGCGCCATCGCGCCGGGGACCGGGCCGAGCCAGATGATGGCGGTCGGATCCATCGCGTCTTATTGCTTCTTGGCTTCGACGGCGACAATGATGCGGACATCGTTGCCCAGGCCGCCCGAGTTGCTCAGATCGGGCGCGAGGTATTTGGTCATGCCGAAGTCGGAGCGCTTGAAGTCGAAGGTGGCTTCGAAAGCGGCGATGGGTGTGCCTTGAGCCGAGCCGGTGCCGAACCACTCGAGCGTGGCCGTGACGGGTTTGGTCTCGCCATGGAGCGTGAGATTGCCGGTGAGTTCGTAGATGTTGCCTTCGCGCTTTGAGATGGATGTACCCTTGAAGGTTGTGGTCTCGAACTGCTTGGTGGAGAAGAAGTCGGGGTTGCGCAGGTGGTTGTCGCGATTGGTGTTGGCGGTGTCGACCGAGTCGTTCTTGATTGTGAACGCGAACGAGGTTGCGACGGGGCCTGATTCGTCGACGCTGAACGTGCCAGAGAGATCGTTGAATCGGCCCCAGAAGTTTGCGATGCCCGCGTGCTTGATGCGAAACACGACGGCCGAGTGCACCGGATCGACGGTGTAGGCATCGGCGGCTGCGGGCGCGACGGCCGAGGCAAGGGCGGGGGCTTCGGTCGTGAGACGCGAACCCATGGCTCCGAGGGCGATGACTGAACCGAGGCCGAGCGTGACGATCGAGACGTTTTGAATCAGACTCATGTGATGAACTCCGGTTGAGGCTGTGTGACGTATGTGGGCCGGGCAGACGCACTCGTGTGCGCTTGCCTCGACCCGAGGAGCATAGAGAGGCAAACGCACTCAGGGGGCACAACTATTCGTGACAACAGGTATTTATTCCTGCCGATCCGTTTGGGGCTTGCTTGTTCGGTTCGTGCATGGGTGTGAAGCGGTGTGAACAGGTGGGCCGATGAACGTGTAGAAGGTGTTGAATGGATATAGGCGACAGGAGCAGGTGTGTCATGGCGGGAGTGAAGGCTGTGTTGGGATACGGCTCGGTAGCGCTGCTCGGTCTGGGCGCGTCGCTGCTGGGCTATCAGTTGTTGCGTGCGGATCTGGCGGAGAGTGTCTATCGCGCCAGACTCGAAAACCTCGCCAGCGAATACGAAACGCTGCGCAGCACCTACAACGAGGCGGTGAAACGAACCGCGGTGACCGAACTGATTGTGCGCGAGGGCAAGTTGAGCGTTCGCATCCGCAACGCTGGGGGCGTGATCGAGGAGATTGCCACGCCATACGACCCGAAGCGGGAGATTTTTGTCGATTACGCGATTGTGGACGGACGATTGTGGATCCGGCGCGTTTTCGATGTGCTGACGCCTCCGGCGCGAGGCGTGCTGATCGACCCCGCGCTGGCTGAGATCGACTGGGAGCAGGATCACGCGCTGTATGGCAAGGCGGTGTATCGCAGCCTCGACGAGGGACGTTGGGTTGTGACGGTCAGTGGCGACGGCAGCCTGGGGCTGATGCGTGCCGGACCCGAGCCTGTGGTGCTGTCGTCACCGGTGCAGCTCGGGAGTTTTGAAGAGATTGACGCCGAGCTGCGCGGCCGCATTGCGCAGATCCGCCCGGGCGATGTGTGGCGCGAGTTCTGGGGGCGCTGAGTTCGGCTGGGCTGGCAAGGAATTTCGATGGCGGATGGAGAGCGATTGATGCAGCCGACGCGCGATGTTCCGACCAGCGGCTCGACGATCGTGCGCGTGCGATATTGCGAGTGTGACCCGATGGGCGTGGCGCATCATGCCAGTTATGTACCGTGGCTGGAGATGGCGCGGACCGAACTGCTGCGCGGGGTTGGCGTGACGTACGCACATATGGAGCGCAGCGGCGCGTTTCTTGTGGTGACAAAACTCGAGCTGCGTTACCGCAGGCCGATTCGATATGACGATCAAGTCGAGATTCGCGCGCGGGTCGTGGGCGGCAGCCGCATCAAGATACGGCATGAGTATGAGATCGTGCTGATTGAACGCCTCGGCGTCGAGCCCGATCGCACGGATCCCGCAGTGCCTCTCGACGGCGTGTGCACGATCGGATCGAGCGAACTGGCGTGTGTCGGCGCGGATGGCAGGCCTCGCGAACTGCCTGACTGGCTGATCTGGTCGGCGTGACGCGCTGCTGAGCATCGAAGCTCAGGTCTACTTGCGGATATGTCACCAGCATGTCACGCGCAACGTTGCATGTC encodes:
- a CDS encoding YceI family protein gives rise to the protein MSLIQNVSIVTLGLGSVIALGAMGSRLTTEAPALASAVAPAAADAYTVDPVHSAVVFRIKHAGIANFWGRFNDLSGTFSVDESGPVATSFAFTIKNDSVDTANTNRDNHLRNPDFFSTKQFETTTFKGTSISKREGNIYELTGNLTLHGETKPVTATLEWFGTGSAQGTPIAAFEATFDFKRSDFGMTKYLAPDLSNSGGLGNDVRIIVAVEAKKQ
- a CDS encoding acyl-CoA thioesterase; the encoded protein is MADGERLMQPTRDVPTSGSTIVRVRYCECDPMGVAHHASYVPWLEMARTELLRGVGVTYAHMERSGAFLVVTKLELRYRRPIRYDDQVEIRARVVGGSRIKIRHEYEIVLIERLGVEPDRTDPAVPLDGVCTIGSSELACVGADGRPRELPDWLIWSA